A genomic region of Colletotrichum destructivum chromosome 5, complete sequence contains the following coding sequences:
- a CDS encoding Putative DNA repair protein XPF, translating into MSTNAQPVKLSLPLEYQQSLFQELRNEDELVVLARGLGLMRLVTNLLHSYDAAGNNLIILVGADDRENNWIGEALAEHAAISMSPNARGLTVVNTDYTSVGAREKMYTRGGIFSVTSRILVVDLLTNLLDTEKVTGLIVLHADRVVATSLEAFILRIYRQKNKVGFLKAFADNPDPFSTGFSPLTTMMRNLFLRKASLWPRFHVTVAQSLEGKKTAEVIELNISMSQAMRDIQNAILECVEVSIHELKKGNTGLEMEDWNLDSALHKNFDVIIRRQLDPNWHRVSWKTRQIVNDLSVLRGMLQSVLTLDAISFLQHLDTIHAAHSPPPGSTRQNQSPWLFLDAAQTIFETARRRVYSASSKAATADANIDSLRPVLEEQPKWAWLADVLTEIDNSMHFDPPVRDDSNGTILIMCGDTNTCRQLRDYLQTMHFKPKVEKSPAEEDEEDEDQPTAAFMMRRKLRNYLRWKKEFAQVNATLFSENQKALNGATDRSGQRLRGKAPSNKRRRMRGGGAAGTSLGRADNGSILQFFERPAEVEDLMAEVQITEEEAEQKPEIITDPLENMEDYYQLYEMQDLVAIHAYDGDQDEHVLEEVKPRYIVMYEPDAAFIRRVEVYRSSHNDRNVRVYFMYYGESVEEQRYLSSVRREKDAFTKLIKERASMSLVMTVDPHGAEDPQEAFLRTINTRIAGGGRLAATAQPPRVVVDVREFRSSLPSLLHGRSMVVVPCMLTVGDYILSPNICVERKSISDLISSFKDGRLYAQCESMFQHYKSPMLLIEFDQNKSFTLEPFADLSGSLNSIAPTNVSSDLQSKLVLLTLAFPKLRIIWSSSPYQTAEIFESLKSQEDEPDPIAAVRAGLDKDMKAEDQAFNLEPQEMLGSVPGVNPKNIMRLVLATENLREIANLSEPELEPMVGKEAGRQIYRFFNRNVLED; encoded by the exons ATGTCAACCAACGCTCAGCCGGTCAAGCTCTCACTACCCCTT GAATACCAGCAGAGCCTCTTCCAGGAGCTGCGGAATGAAGATGAGCTGGTGGTCCTCGCCCGCGGTCTGGGTCTGATGAGGCTCGTGACGAATCTGCTTCATTCCTACGATGCTGCAGGCAACAACCTCATCATTCTTGTCGGGGCCGATGATCGCGAAAACAACTGGATTGGAGAGGCGTTGGCTGAGCACGCCGCGATCAGCATGTCCCCCAACGCCAGGGGCCTCACGGTCGTCAACACTGACTACACCAGTGTTGGCGCGCGAGAAAAGATGTACACCCGCGGCGGCATATTCAGTGTCACGTCGCGCATTCTGGTTGTCGACCTTCTGACCAATCTCCTCGATACCGAAAAAGTCACGGGTCTCATTGTTCTGCACGCCGATCGCGTCGTAGCGACGTCTTTGGAGGCCTTCATTCTGCGAATCTATCGGCAGAAGAACAAAGTTGGATTCCTGAAAGCATTCGCCGACAACCCCGATCCATTTTCAACAGGCTTCTCTCCGCTGACAACTATGATGAGGAATCTCTTCCTGAGGAAAGCTTCGTTATGGCCGCGCTTCCATGTGACTGTCGCCCAGTCgctggaggggaagaagaccGCGGAAGTCATCGAGCTAAACATCTCAATGAGTCAGGCCATGAGGGATATTCAGAACGCCATTTTGGAGTGTGTGGAAGTAAGCATCCATGAGTTGAAGAAGGGCAACACCGGCCTGGAAATGGAGGATTGGAATCTCGACAGCGCCTTGCACAAGAACTTCGACGTAATCATCAGAAGGCAGCTCGACCCTAACTGGCACCGAGTAAGCTGGAAGACCCGGCAAATTGTCAACGACTTGAGCGTTCTTCGTGGCATGCTTCAGTCGGTCCTTACTCTGGATGCCATCTCGTTCTTGCAACATCTGGATACCATTCACGCGGCACATTCCCCGCCTCCCGGATCAACCAGGCAGAACCAATCTCCCTGGCTGTTTCTAGACGCGGCCCAAACGATCTTCGAGACAGCACGGCGAAGAGTTTACTCCGCCAGCTCTAAAGCTGCCACAGCGGATGCTAACATTGATTCGCTGCGACCTGTTCTCGAGGAGCAACCGAAGTGGGCGTGGTTGGCGGACGTCTTGACGGAAATCGACAACAGCATGCATTTCGACCCCCCGGTTCGCGACGACTCCAACGGCACGATACTCATCATGTGCGGCGATACCAACACTTGCCGGCAACTTCGCGACTACTTGCAAACGATGCACTTCAAGCCAAAAGTCGAGAAGAGTCCggcggaagaagacgaggaagatgaagatcaGCCAACCGCCGCCTTCATGATGCGGCGGAAACTGCGCAATTACCTGAGGTGGAAGAAGGAGTTTGCCCAAGTAAATGCGACTCTGTTCTCCGAGAACCAGAAAGCTTTGAACGGTGCTACTGATCGATCAGGTCAACGGCTTCGAGGCAAGGCGCCATCGAACAAGCGGAGGCGCATGagaggcggcggtgctgcGGGAACATCGCTCGGCCGAGCCGATAACGGGAGTATCCTCCAGTTCTTCGAGCGACCAGCGGAAGTCGAAGACCTCATGGCCGAGGTGCAGATcacggaggaggaagcggaaCAGAAGCCGGAAATCATCACCGATCCTTTGGAGAACATGGAGGACTACTACCAGCTGTACGAGATGCAGGATTTGGTCGCCATACACGCGTATGATGGAGATCAGGACGAGCATGTGTTGGAAGAGGTCAAGCCGCGTTACATCGTCATGTACGAGCCCGATGCTGCCTTTATCCGTCGGGTCGAGGTCTACCGGTCGTCTCACAACGACAGAAACGTGCGTGTGTACTTCATGTACTACGGCGAGTCGGTGGAGGAGCAACGTTACCTGTCGAGTGTGCGACGCGAGAAGGACGCCTTTACGAAACTCATCAAGGAGCGAGCGTCTATGTCGTTGGTGATGACGGTAGACCCGCACGGCGCCGAAGATCCGCAGGAGGCCTTCCTGCGGACCATCAACACGAGAattgccggcggcggacgtCTAGCCGCGACGGCGCAGCCGCCTCGTGtggtcgtcgacgtgcgGGAGTTTCGCTCTTCTTTGCCATCGCTTCTGCACGGTCGGTCCATGGTCGTAGTCCCCTGCATGCTGACTGTGGGAGACTACATCTTGTCCCCCAACATCTGCGTCGAGCGCAAGTCCATCAGCGATCTGATCTCGTCGTTCAAAGATGGACGCCTGTATGCCCAGTGCGAGTCCATGTTCCAGCACTACAAGAGCCCCATGCTCCTCATAGAGTTCGACCAGAATAAGTCCTTCACGCTGGAGCCCTTCGCCGACCTCTCTGGCAGCCTCAACAGCATCGCGCCAACCAATGTATCGTCCGACCTGCAGTCCAAGCTCGTCCTTCTCACGCTGGCGTTCCCGAAGCTGCGCATCATCTGGTCATCTTCGCCGTACCAGACGGCCGAGATTTTTGAGTCGCTCAAGTCACAGGAGGACGAACCGGACCCCATCGCCGCGGTCCGCGCCGGCTTGGACAAGGATATGAAGGCTGAAGACCAGGCGTTCAATCTCGAGCCGCAGGAAATGTTAGGCTCCGTTCCGGGTGTCAACCCGAAGAATATCATGCGGCTGGTTCTGGCGACGGAGAATTTGCGAGAGATTGCAAACCTGAGCGAACCGGAGTTGGAACCAATGGTTGGTAAGGAGGCCGGAAGGCAAATCTATAGGTTCTTTAATCGGAACGTGCTGGAAGACTAG
- a CDS encoding Putative NT-type C2 domain-containing protein, with protein sequence MASLINKNRKPKFELHLKIYDLNNVPLVSGTSIVKWHLSHSIHAEHRGRTPKCPISNHKVEYNYSKMVSHIRISIDKNNNLTECPIEFEVLQEFPGSGREEKISLGIVKLNLSEYVEESDGLARESMSFDRGHSRKRSSGTSQSPISPRAPIMDEPDVVDGIVRRYLMQESKINSTLKIGILMLQLDGDKNYSAPPLRTAPVFGGIAGIVAGESVEQDDAGQLPTMAKSRDASEVQDMYRRALAASWSCQPGELPADQCIEDIFSGGDGWRTGRQGRTGKKTATFDLDNSGSLSSDDGGMSGTLRPSDFRKMERRQQQAQQQQQQQDLPQQDHLHLHRLHNGHRHHSRNNSGSSDRSMRSMTTIVTGRGDTASSTAGASNVARRGSHSRPRGREGEGGANGRSYGRSRSRSGSIVSLAPTMGSSDRGRGASRRNRELEEFDVRDDLVAWRLPGAVT encoded by the exons ATGGCCTCCTTAA TCAATAAAAACAGAAAG CCAAAGTTTGAGCTACACCTAAAG ATCTACGACCTGAACAACGTCCCGCTGGTATCCGGAACATCAATCGTAAAATGGCATCTCTCGCACTCCATCCACGCTGAGCACCGGGGGCGGACGCCGAAATGCCCCATATCCAACCACAAGGTTGAGTACAACTACTCCAAGATGGTCAGCCACATTCGGATCAGCAtcgacaagaacaacaacctgACCGAGTGTCCCATCGAATTCGAGGTCCTGCAAGAGTTTCCTGGCAGCGGGCGCGAGGAGAAGATCTCGCTCGGCATTGTCAAGCTCAACCTCAGCGAGTATGTCGAGGAGAGCGATGGTCTCGCCCGCGAGAGCATGAGCTTTGATCGCGGTCACTCGCGCAAGCGTAGCAGCGGCACCAGTCAGAGCCCCATATCGCCCAGGGCCCCGATCATGGACGAGCCGGATGTCGTTGACGGCATCGTAAGGCGTTACCTCATGCAGGAGAGCAAAATCAACAGCACCCTGAAAATTGGCATCCTGATGCTCCAGCTTGACGGCGACAAGAATTATTCTGCGCCCCCGCTGAGGACCGCGCCTGTCTTTGGAGGGATTGCCGGTATCGTTGCAGGCGAATCGGTTGAGCAAGACGACGCTGGGC AACTCCCGACAATGGCCAAATCCCGCGACGCCTCCGAAGTGCAGGACATGTACCGCCGCGCCCTTGCAGCTTCCTGGTCCTGCCAACCCGGCGAGCTCCCCGCCGACCAATGCATCGAAGACATCTTCTCCGGTGGCGATGGCTGGCGGACAGGTCGTCAGGGACGTACCGGCAAAAAGACGGCAACTTTTGACCTCGACAACAGCGGTTCCCTGAGTTCCGACGATGGTGGCATGAGCGGCACCCTCCGACCTTCGGATTTCCGCAAGATGGAGCGGAGACAGCAGCAggcacagcagcaacagcagcaacaggaTCTGCCTCAACAAGACCAtctccacctccaccgccTCCACAACGGTCACCGCCACCACTCGCGCAACAACAGCGGCTCCAGTGATAGGAGCATGAGGAGCATGACGACCATCGTCACGGGCCGCGGTGACACCGCCAGCAGCACTGCCGGAGCGAGCAACGTCGCCCGTCGGGGATCCCACAGCCGCCCTCGGGGCCGAGAGGGGGAaggcggcgccaacggccgCAGCTACGGACGCTCGAGGagccgcagcggcagcatTGTGAGCCTGGCCCCAACGATGGGTAGCAGCGATCGCGGACGTGGGGCGTCAAGGCGGAATAGGGAGCTCGAAGAATTTGACGTGCGGGACGATCTCGTCGCGTGGAGGTTGCCGGGCGCTGTCACATAA